In one Balaenoptera acutorostrata chromosome 5, mBalAcu1.1, whole genome shotgun sequence genomic region, the following are encoded:
- the LOC103000059 gene encoding LOW QUALITY PROTEIN: ornithine decarboxylase-like (The sequence of the model RefSeq protein was modified relative to this genomic sequence to represent the inferred CDS: inserted 1 base in 1 codon; deleted 1 base in 1 codon), translating into MNNFSNEEFDCHFPDEGFTAKDILDQKINEVSSSHDKDAFYVADLGDILKKHLRWFKALPRVTPFYVLKCSNSRTIVKTLAATGTGFDCASNTEIQLAQGLGVPPERIFYANPYKQVSQIKYAANNGVQMMTFDSEVELMKVARAHPKAKLVLQIATDDSKAVYSLSVKFGATLKTSRLLLERAKELDIDVIGVSFHVGSGSTDPGTFMQAISDARCVFDMRAEVGFNMYLLDIGGGFPGSEDVKLKFEEITSVINPALDKYFPLDSGVRIIAEPGRYYVASAFTLTINIIAKKLVLKEQTGSDDEDELSEQTFMYYVNDGVYGSFNCILFDHAHVKPLLQKRPKPDKKYYSCSIWGPTCDGLDRTVERYNLPKMHVGDWMFFENMGAYTVAAASXFSGFQRLTIYYVTSGPTWQLMQQIQNHNFPLGVEEQDVGTLPVSCAWESGMKQHPEACASACINV; encoded by the exons ATGAACAACTTTAGTAATGAAGAGTTTGACTGCCATTTCCCGGATGAAGGCTTTACTGCCAAGGACATTCTGGAccaaaaaattaatgaagtttcTTCTTCTCACGATAAGGATGCCTTCTATGTTGCGGACCTGGGAGACATTCTAAAGAAACATCTG AGATGGTTTAAAGCTCTTCCTCGGGTCACCCCCTTTTATGTACTCAAATGCAGTAACAGCAGAACCATAGTGAAGACCCTAGCTGCCACAGGGACAGGATTTGACTGTGCCAGCAACACTGAAATCCAGTTGGCGCAGGGTCTCGGGGTGCCTCCTGAGAGGATTTTCTATGCAAATCCTTATAAACAAGTGTCTCAGATTAAATACGCTGCCAATAATGGAGTCCAGATGATGACTTTTGATAGTGAAGTTGAGTTGATGAAAGTTGCCAGGGCACATCCAAAGGCCAAGTTGGTTTTGCAGATTGCCACGGATGATTCCAAAGCAGTCTATAGCCTCAGTGTCAAATTTGGTGCCACACTAAAAACCAGCAGGCTTCTTCTGGAACGGGCGAAAGAGCTAGATATTGATGTCATTGGTGTCAGCTTCCACGTGGGAAGTGGTTCTACTGATCCAGGGACCTTCATGCAGGCCATCTCTGATGCCCGCTGTGTCTTTGACATGCGAGCTGAGGTTGGTTTCAACATGTATCTGCTTGACATTGGTGGTGGCTTTCCTGGATCTGAGGATGTAAAGCTTAAATTTGAAGAGATCACCAGTGTAATCAACCCAGCGTTGGACAAGTATTTTCCGTTAGACTCTGGAGTGAGAATCATAGCTGAGCCAGGAAGATACTATGTTGCATCAGCTTTCACGCTAACAATTAATATCATTGCCAAAAAACTCGTATTAAAGGAACAGACAGGCTCTGATGATGAAGATGAGTTGAGTGAACAGACATTTATGTATTATGTGAATGATGGAGTATATGGATCATTCAACTGCATCCTCTTCGATCATGCACACGTGAAGCCTCTTCTGCAGAAGAGACCCAAACCAGATAAGAAGTATTATTCATGTAGCATCTGGGGACCAACCTGTGATGGCCTGGATCGCACTGTTGAACgctataacttgcccaagatgcATGTGGGTGATTGgatgttctttgaaaacatgggTGCTTACACTGTCGCTGCTGCTT ACTTCAGTGGATTCCAGAGACTGACCATCTACTATGTGACGTCAGGGCCAACATGGCAACTGATGCAGCAAATCCAGAACCACAACTTCCCACTCGGAGTAGAGGAGCAGGATGTTGGCACTCTGCCTGTGTCCTGTGCTTGGGAGAGTGGAATGAAACAGCACCCAGAAGCCTGTGCTTCAGCTTGTATTAATGTGTAG
- the USP53 gene encoding inactive ubiquitin carboxyl-terminal hydrolase 53 isoform X2, which yields MMERHERSKPEMFAELLQAANTTDDYRKCPSNCGQKIKIRRVLMNCPEIVTIGLVWDSEHSDLTEDVVRNLATHLYLPGLFYRVTDENAKNSELHLVGMICYTSRHYCAFAFHTKSSKWVFFDDANVKEVGTRWKDVVSKCIRCHFQPLLLFYANPDGTAVSTEDALKQIINWSHHKSVAENIGCEKPSIHKSENSKENGFGDQTKQRENQKFQADSISSFNRSHIQTSGSRGTVKSSHNDQREKIKDISRECALKAIEQKNLLSSQRKDLERGQRKDLGRHRDLVDEDLPHFKSGSPPAPNGFRQYGNPHLYPSQGKGPCKHDRIAHQSRASAQTLSSSKSQILASGEKITGKFKSDSGTGYDTDSSQDSRDKGSSCNGSTKSRNRGWKPMRETLNVDSIFNESEKRQHSPRHKSNISNKSKYSKDQSFNSCPKENPKQKCLMTIYEDEMKQETGSRSSLEFNGKGAEKNKALKETKVHGDNWQMQRTESGYESSDHISNGSANLDSPVIDGNGTVMDISGVKETASFSNQIKTSNLNIDRMNYTSQQSKNCLEGFRKELKNLEVAYKSYESHPESHLQIKNPLIKRSHIRETNGNLFPSSSPQILKDHTAREHTHQSDEQKLEKSSECKFSDWLNIENSERTGLLFHVDGNSASGKRVNSNGTVSPSSLWSSHMRTVGLKPGTPPLIQQQNMMEQCYSENSLSREHLIQSPCRSDGCQMPELVCQNTPPPLPPKKYAITSVPPSGKNDAPPAVKPAEMFKANSSSLPKHSLSTASEPGLEVSTYMNDERLKETFQAKEYVGNTSNTPSSSSANDFQADSGTAVGASCQPEIDSSSTCPNETISLTTYFSVDNCMTDTYRLKYHQRPKLCFPESSGFCNDNSLSQNERGLEPVLHSSLGSNCPSKQRYKPGIHCNR from the exons agtaactgtggccaaaaaataaaaattcggCGTGTTTTAATGAATTGCCCAGAGATTGTTACAATTGGTTTAGTCTGGGACTCTGAGCATTCTGACTTGACCGAAGATGTTGTTCGGAATCTCGCAACACATCTTTATCTTCCCGGG cttttttATAGGGTTACTGATGAAAATGCCAAAAATAGTGAACTTCACCTTGTTGGCATGATTTGCTACACTAGCCGACATTATTGTGCCTTTGCTTTTCATACCAAGAGTTCCAAATGGGTATTTTTTGACGATGCAAATGTGAAAGAG gtTGGAACTAGATGGAAAGATGTGGTCTCCAAGTGTATCCGATGCCACTTCCAAccactgcttttgttttatgCAAACCCAGATGGCACAGCAGTTTCCACTGAAGATGCGCTCAAGCAGATCATCAACTGGTCACATCATAAATCCGTTGCAGAAAATATAG GATGTGAAAAGCCCTCAATTCATAAGTCGgagaattcaaaagaaaatggatttggtgatcagacaaaacagagagaaaatcaaaaattTCAAGCAGATAGTATTTCATCATTTAATCGGAGCCACATTCAAACAAGTGGCAGTAGAGGGACAG TTAAGTCAAGTCACAAtgatcaaagggaaaaaataaaagacatttccaGAGAATGTGCTCTAAAAGCCATTGAACAGAAAAACTTACTTTCCTCACAAAGGAAAGATTTGGAAAGGGGACAAAGAAAAGATTTGGGCAGACATAGAG atttggttGATGAAGACCTTCCACATTTCAAGTCTGGATCACCTCCTGCCCCAAATGGCTTTAGACAATATGGGAATCCACATCTATATCCTAGTCAAGGAAAAGGACCATGTAAGCATGACCGAATTGCCCATCAGAGTCGAGCTTCTGCACAAACATTAAGTTCAAGTAAATCCCAGATTCTTGCTTCAGGAGAGAAAATAACTGGCAAATTTAAGAGTGACAGTGGTACTGGATATGATACAGACAGTAGCCAAGATTCTAGGGATAAAGGAAGCAGCTGTAATGGCAGCACTAAAAGCCGAAACCGAGGTTGGAAACCTATGAGAGAAACATTAAATGTCGAtagtatttttaatgaaagtgaaaaaaggCAACATAGTCCAAGACATAAATCAAATATTAGTAACAAATCTAAATATAGCAAAGATCAGAGTTTTAACAGTTGTCCAAAAGAGAATCCAAAGCAAAAATGTTTAATGACTATATATGAAGATGAAATGAAGCAGGAAACAGGAAGCAGGAGTTCCCTTGAATTTAATGGAAAAggagcagagaaaaataaagccctCAAAGAAACTAAAGTTCATGGTGACAACTGGCAGATGCAAAGGACAGAGTCTGGATATGAAAGCAGTGATCATATCAGTAATGGCTCTGCTAATTTGGACTCACCTGTTATTGATGGAAATGGTACAGTGATGGATATCAGTGGTGTTAAAGAAACCGCATCCTTCAG cAACCAGATTAAGACAAGCAATCTAAACATAGATCGTATGAACTATACCTCCCAACAGAGCAAAAACTGCTTGGaag GCTTTAGAAAAGAACTCAAGAACCTGGAAGTAGCCTATAAATCTTATGAGTCCCACCCAGAATCACATCTACAAATAAAGAATCCTTTGATAAAAAG gtcACATATACGTGAAACCAATGGAAACTTATTCCCTTCATCCAGTCCACAAATACTCAAGGACCATACAGCAAGAGAGCATACCCACCAGTCAGATGAACAGAAACTTGAAAAATCAAGTGAATGCAAATTTTCTGACTGGCTTAATATAGAAAATTCTGAGAGAACAGGTTTGCTTTTTCACGTTGATGGTAATTCTGCTTCTGGAAAGAGAGTGAACAGTAACGGAACAGTCTCACCATCTTCATTGTGGTCTTCACACATGAGAACTGTGGGGTTAAAGCCAGGAACTCCTCCCCTCATCCAGCAGCAGAATATGATGGAACAGTGTTACTCTGAGAACTCTCTATCCAGGGAACATCTCATTCAGTCACCTTGCAGATCTGATGGTTGTCAGATGCCAGAACTTGTTTGCCAGAATACCCCACCCCCTCTGCCACCAAAGAAATATGCTATAACCAGTGTGCCACCGTCAGGGAAAAATGATGCTCCACCTGCTGTCAAACCAGCAGAGATGTTTAAAGCTAATTCTTCTAGTCTTCCAAAGCACAGTTTAAGTACAGCTTCAGAACCAGGTTTAGAAGTGAGTACATATATGAATGATGAAAGACTTAAGGAAACATTTCAAGCAAAAGAGTACGTCGGCAACACATCAAACACCCCGTCCAGCTCTTCAGCTAATGATTTTCAGGCAGACTCGGGTACAGCTGTTGGTGCTTCTTGCCAGCCAGAAATAGACTCTAGTTCTACCTGTCCCAATGAGACAATTTCATTAACTACCTATTTTTCAGTTGATAACTGCATGACTGATACATACAGATTGAAATACCATCAGAGGCCCAAGCTCTGTTTTCCAGAGAGCAGTGGCTTTTGTAATGATAATTCACTTTCTCAGAATGAAAGAGGGCTAGAGCCTGTGTTACATAGTAGTCTTGGTTCAAACTGCCCTTCCAAGCAAAGGTATAAACCTGGTATACACTGTAATAGATAA